The proteins below are encoded in one region of Rubrobacter aplysinae:
- a CDS encoding imidazoleglycerol-phosphate dehydratase, whose translation VATGVGFLDHILHLLAHHSGISLSVHAEGDTWVDDHHTVEDTGLGLGRALDEALGDREGLVRFADASAPLIEALSTAVVDMGARSHLTCSLGPMPEKIGAFDVELFEEFLRAFTQYGRFTLHLNCHYGENAHHKVESGVKALAVALRQGTALRESGSASTKGVVD comes from the coding sequence GGTCGCGACCGGGGTGGGGTTCCTGGATCATATCCTGCACCTGCTGGCCCACCACTCCGGCATAAGCCTCTCCGTCCACGCCGAGGGCGACACCTGGGTGGACGACCATCACACCGTCGAGGATACGGGTCTCGGGCTCGGGCGCGCCCTGGACGAGGCGCTCGGCGACCGTGAGGGTCTCGTGCGTTTCGCCGACGCGAGCGCCCCGCTCATAGAGGCGCTCTCGACCGCCGTCGTGGATATGGGGGCCAGGTCGCACCTCACCTGCAGCCTCGGGCCGATGCCGGAGAAGATCGGGGCTTTCGACGTGGAGCTGTTCGAGGAGTTCCTGCGCGCCTTCACCCAGTATGGACGCTTCACGCTGCACCTGAACTGCCACTACGGCGAGAACGCCCACCACAAGGTCGAGTCCGGCGTGAAGGCGCTTGCCGTGGCCCTACGGCAGGGCACTGCCCTGCGCGAGTCCGGCTCGGCCTCCACCAAGGGAGTCGTGGACTAG
- a CDS encoding HAD family hydrolase, translating to MAGGALDTVVFDIGNVLIDWNPRYLYRKMFDTEKEMETFVSDVDVMGWHLEQDRGRSLEEGTEALISRHPEYAAEIEAFYGRWEEMFGGEIEGAVRVLGELRALGYPLYALTNYSSETFPLAREQYGFLRWFDEIVVSGEEGFVKPDREIYDLLVERTGLDPARSAFVDDKEENVRTAEGLGFTGVVFRDGAELREEMIRLGLLSSDAAGETGEANG from the coding sequence TTGGCGGGCGGCGCACTGGATACGGTCGTCTTCGACATCGGTAACGTGTTGATCGACTGGAACCCGAGGTACCTGTACCGCAAGATGTTCGACACCGAGAAGGAGATGGAGACCTTCGTATCGGACGTCGACGTGATGGGCTGGCACCTGGAGCAGGACCGGGGCCGCTCACTAGAAGAGGGTACGGAGGCCCTGATCTCCCGGCACCCCGAATACGCCGCCGAGATCGAGGCTTTCTACGGCCGTTGGGAGGAGATGTTCGGCGGCGAGATCGAGGGCGCCGTGCGCGTTCTCGGCGAGCTGCGGGCTCTCGGATACCCGCTGTACGCCCTGACGAACTACTCCTCCGAGACCTTCCCGCTCGCCCGCGAGCAGTACGGGTTCCTGCGGTGGTTCGACGAGATCGTCGTCTCCGGCGAGGAGGGTTTCGTAAAGCCGGACCGGGAGATCTACGACCTTCTTGTAGAGCGTACCGGCCTCGACCCCGCGAGGTCGGCGTTCGTGGACGATAAGGAGGAGAACGTGCGCACGGCGGAGGGGCTGGGCTTTACCGGCGTCGTCTTCCGGGACGGCGCAGAGCTCCGGGAGGAGATGATCCGGCTCGGCCTATTGAGTTCCGATGCTGCCGGAGAAACCGGAGAGGCGAATGGCTAA